The following are from one region of the Paenibacillus sp. JZ16 genome:
- the rpoD gene encoding RNA polymerase sigma factor RpoD — protein sequence MANDQHTELETEFTLDQVKDQLIEQGKKRSVLSYKDIMEKLSPFDQDTEQMEEFYEQLADLGIDVVNENDEEGTHRQAGDSESHDNEDFGFDDDLSLPPGIKINDPVRMYLKEIGRVPLLSADDEIELANRIEQGDEEAKRRLAEANLRLVVSIAKRYVGRGMLFLDLIQEGNMGLIKAVEKFDYKKGFKFSTYATWWIRQAITRAIADQARTIRIPVHMVETINKLIRVSRQLLQELGREPSPEEIAAEMELSVEKVREIMKIAQEPVSLETPIGEEDDSHLGDFIEDQEALAPADAAAYELLKEQLEDVLDTLTEREENVLRLRFGLDDGRTRTLEEVGKVFGVTRERIRQIEAKALRKLRHPSRSKRLKDFLE from the coding sequence ATGGCGAATGATCAGCATACTGAACTAGAAACGGAATTTACGCTGGATCAAGTCAAGGATCAGTTGATTGAACAGGGTAAAAAGAGATCCGTATTGAGCTATAAAGATATTATGGAGAAATTATCGCCATTTGATCAGGATACGGAGCAGATGGAAGAGTTCTATGAGCAGCTGGCCGACCTGGGTATCGATGTAGTTAATGAGAATGATGAAGAGGGTACTCACCGGCAAGCGGGAGATTCCGAATCCCATGATAATGAGGATTTTGGGTTTGACGACGATCTTTCGCTGCCTCCTGGGATCAAGATTAACGACCCGGTACGGATGTACTTGAAGGAAATTGGCCGGGTTCCGCTGTTGTCAGCAGATGATGAGATTGAACTTGCCAACCGGATTGAACAGGGAGATGAGGAAGCCAAGCGCCGTCTGGCTGAAGCCAACCTGCGTCTCGTTGTAAGTATCGCGAAGCGTTACGTCGGACGAGGAATGCTGTTCCTGGATTTGATTCAGGAGGGCAACATGGGCTTGATCAAAGCCGTGGAGAAGTTCGATTACAAAAAGGGTTTCAAATTCAGTACGTATGCGACTTGGTGGATTCGCCAAGCGATCACGCGCGCTATTGCTGACCAGGCCCGTACCATCCGAATTCCCGTGCATATGGTCGAGACCATCAACAAACTGATTCGTGTATCCAGACAGCTTCTGCAGGAGCTCGGACGTGAGCCTTCGCCGGAGGAAATTGCTGCCGAGATGGAACTCAGTGTTGAGAAAGTCCGGGAGATTATGAAAATCGCCCAGGAGCCGGTTTCGCTGGAAACGCCGATCGGTGAAGAAGATGATTCCCACCTCGGAGATTTCATCGAGGATCAGGAAGCACTCGCTCCTGCTGACGCAGCAGCTTACGAGCTTCTGAAGGAACAGCTCGAAGATGTGCTGGATACGCTGACAGAGCGCGAGGAGAATGTGCTTCGTCTTCGTTTCGGACTCGATGATGGCCGCACCAGAACACTGGAAGAGGTCGGCAAAGTGTTCGGTGTTACCCGCGAACGGATTCGACAGATTGAAGCGAAAGCGCTCCGTAAGCTTCGTCACCCGAGCCGCAGCAAACGGTTAAAGGATTTCCTCGAATAG
- a CDS encoding tRNA (adenine(22)-N(1))-methyltransferase: protein MKLSRRLTKILEKIPRGSRLADIGSDHALLPVAAVESGAAIQAIAGEVNPGPYDAAVKQVIESGMTEVISVRRGDGLNVLSAGEADVITIAGMGGSLIAAILDRGIDKLTGVRRLVLQPNVGEDILRKWLYSHGWVLIEEWILEEDGKIYEVLVAEPSHTTDLTNEQVYKDRAIGGGLRLSTDWLFRMGPWLTQSPNPVFYDKWKSEIEKMEYILLSLSRSDLTTAADKASEIRSDIEFIQEVLACLPKDKP from the coding sequence GTGAAATTATCAAGAAGATTAACGAAAATACTGGAGAAGATTCCACGCGGCAGCCGACTTGCTGATATCGGTTCCGACCATGCACTGCTGCCTGTGGCTGCCGTAGAGAGCGGAGCAGCCATTCAAGCGATCGCCGGTGAGGTCAATCCCGGCCCTTATGATGCTGCCGTCAAGCAGGTCATCGAATCAGGGATGACTGAGGTCATCAGCGTGCGAAGAGGAGACGGTTTGAACGTACTCTCAGCCGGTGAGGCCGACGTTATTACGATTGCCGGTATGGGTGGCAGCTTGATTGCAGCGATTTTGGACCGCGGCATCGATAAGCTGACAGGCGTCCGCAGGCTGGTCCTGCAGCCGAATGTGGGAGAAGATATCTTGCGCAAGTGGCTGTACTCCCATGGCTGGGTGCTGATTGAGGAATGGATCCTGGAGGAAGACGGCAAAATTTACGAAGTGCTGGTCGCCGAGCCTTCGCATACAACAGACCTGACGAATGAGCAGGTTTACAAGGATAGAGCGATTGGGGGCGGTCTCCGATTATCTACGGACTGGCTTTTCCGTATGGGACCTTGGCTCACGCAGTCCCCGAATCCGGTTTTCTATGATAAATGGAAATCGGAGATAGAGAAGATGGAGTATATTCTTCTATCGCTTTCGCGTTCAGATCTCACCACGGCAGCCGACAAGGCGAGTGAGATTCGTTCGGATATCGAGTTTATTCAGGAGGTGCTGGCATGCTTGCCAAAGGACAAACCGTAA
- a CDS encoding Nif3-like dinuclear metal center hexameric protein: MLAKGQTVIQYMEQLAPKHVAEPDDRIGLQLGTLQKDIRTVLIALDVNDEVVDEAIEIGADLIIAHHAIIYRPLKQLQTDTPMGKVYEKLIKHDIAVYISHTNLDVTEGGMNDWMAEALGIENTSPIHDMHNEQLSKLVVFVPKSHHQEVLDAVLGAGAGWIGNYSHCSFNIEGFGTYVPREGSNPFLGQEGKMERANEVRIETIVPHAIRNKVIQAMLKAHPYEEVAYDLYAMDLKGRSLGLGRVGKLKEPMTLAELVDVVKEKLEVPHVRVVGELDRTIRKAAVIGGSGGRYMMKALFRGADVLVTGDVDYHTAQDALAAGLTIIDPGHNAEKIMKVKVAEWMEQKLQEHKYETRVVASRINTEPFQFV; encoded by the coding sequence ATGCTTGCCAAAGGACAAACCGTAATTCAATATATGGAGCAATTGGCCCCGAAGCACGTGGCCGAACCCGATGACCGGATCGGACTCCAGCTTGGAACATTGCAAAAGGACATTCGCACCGTGCTGATTGCTTTGGATGTCAATGATGAAGTGGTGGATGAAGCCATTGAGATTGGGGCTGATCTGATTATCGCGCATCATGCGATTATATACCGTCCGCTGAAGCAGCTGCAGACGGATACACCGATGGGCAAGGTGTATGAAAAGCTGATCAAACACGATATCGCGGTATATATAAGTCATACCAATCTCGATGTAACCGAAGGCGGAATGAACGATTGGATGGCGGAGGCCTTGGGAATCGAGAATACGTCGCCTATCCATGACATGCATAATGAACAGTTATCCAAGCTGGTGGTATTTGTGCCGAAGAGTCATCATCAAGAGGTGCTCGATGCTGTGCTCGGCGCCGGTGCAGGCTGGATCGGAAATTACAGCCACTGCAGCTTTAACATTGAGGGTTTTGGCACCTATGTTCCGCGAGAAGGCAGCAACCCATTTCTAGGTCAGGAAGGCAAGATGGAACGTGCTAATGAGGTTCGGATCGAGACAATTGTTCCTCATGCCATCCGCAACAAAGTGATCCAGGCGATGCTGAAGGCGCATCCTTATGAAGAGGTTGCGTATGATCTGTATGCCATGGACCTTAAAGGGAGATCCCTTGGTCTTGGCCGGGTTGGTAAGCTAAAAGAGCCTATGACGTTGGCTGAGCTGGTAGACGTGGTCAAAGAAAAGCTGGAGGTTCCACATGTTCGTGTTGTAGGAGAGCTCGACCGCACCATCCGCAAGGCGGCCGTCATCGGGGGATCCGGAGGACGCTACATGATGAAGGCACTGTTCCGTGGAGCGGATGTGCTGGTAACCGGAGATGTCGATTATCATACGGCACAGGATGCGCTCGCAGCAGGACTTACCATCATTGATCCGGGTCATAATGCCGAGAAGATTATGAAGGTCAAGGTCGCCGAGTGGATGGAACAGAAACTGCAGGAACATAAGTATGAAACCCGAGTTGTTGCTTCCCGCATCAATACGGAGCCATTCCAGTTCGTGTAA
- a CDS encoding S8 family peptidase, whose translation MKSRTLWSILGAASVIGALLILLFIPGSKQPAPTAEPTQPLRPQQENKAKHFTMQSDLHATDQLNRLDAKGHLRKMLNNNALRSSGQIKAYTQKEQKLHKHFQQVRWYNLKQNKMTDVQGLLPKLNKKDKNLITHHFQMAQQKLKRGESYDSPKFNVAGQPYFVVAEPSKDGKYGAAALVNQGVLHEVSNHQKRNLRLIPYPKEGKFKVESIHADTLSDITVKTGHDNEKASHFYENEIVVSFQNEPSKQQLLNISKEISCDTPRKLGYAYVFRSKDKDYHKLRSYFEQKWKTKYTEPHYIYLTNDRPLQSRINSDFLPDGANEQVNIPNDLLFSQYQWNLPVIETNRGWDLSKGSEDVIIAVIDTGVDLQHSDLDGQLVEGYNIVEKDKQPLDDVGHGTHVAGIIGALVNNGEGVAGVSWYNKIMPVKALDGSGSGTTYAVAEGIIWATDHGAKVINMSLGNYADSQFLHDAVKYAYDRDVVLVAASGNDNTERPGYPAAYPEVLAVAATDSNQKRAEYSNYGDYIDVVAPGTNIASTFPGNQYAALSGTSMASPHAAAMAGLIRSLNPDLTNQEVMDVMINQTVDLGDKGKDKYYGHGQIDIFQSLKAVGAPDVPLQMWPGQTLQNLEQELRKLNGSNE comes from the coding sequence GTGAAATCTCGTACCCTGTGGAGCATCTTAGGTGCAGCGTCAGTTATTGGCGCGCTTCTGATCTTACTGTTCATCCCCGGTTCAAAACAGCCGGCTCCCACGGCTGAACCAACACAGCCTTTAAGGCCCCAGCAGGAGAACAAGGCTAAACACTTTACCATGCAAAGCGATCTCCATGCGACGGATCAACTCAACCGTCTTGATGCTAAAGGTCACCTGCGCAAAATGCTGAACAATAACGCTTTGCGCAGTTCGGGTCAAATAAAAGCCTATACGCAAAAAGAACAAAAGCTGCACAAGCATTTTCAGCAAGTACGGTGGTATAACCTCAAGCAAAACAAAATGACGGATGTACAGGGTCTGCTTCCCAAACTGAACAAAAAAGATAAGAATCTGATCACTCATCATTTCCAAATGGCACAGCAAAAGCTGAAACGGGGAGAATCTTACGATTCACCCAAGTTCAATGTCGCGGGGCAGCCTTATTTTGTTGTTGCCGAGCCGTCCAAGGATGGCAAATATGGCGCCGCCGCTTTGGTTAATCAAGGCGTACTGCATGAAGTAAGCAATCACCAGAAGCGGAATCTTCGCTTAATACCTTACCCGAAGGAAGGTAAATTCAAGGTCGAATCCATTCATGCGGATACCCTCTCCGATATTACCGTCAAAACGGGACACGATAATGAAAAAGCCAGTCACTTTTACGAAAATGAAATTGTGGTGTCCTTTCAAAATGAGCCGTCTAAGCAGCAGCTCCTCAACATCTCTAAGGAGATATCATGTGACACTCCGAGGAAACTTGGCTATGCCTATGTTTTTCGTTCCAAAGATAAGGATTACCATAAACTTCGCTCCTATTTCGAGCAGAAATGGAAAACGAAGTATACCGAGCCTCACTACATTTATTTAACCAATGATCGCCCCCTTCAATCCAGAATAAACTCGGATTTCTTGCCGGATGGAGCGAATGAGCAGGTCAATATCCCGAATGATTTGCTGTTTTCTCAATATCAGTGGAATCTGCCCGTCATTGAAACGAACCGGGGCTGGGATCTGTCCAAAGGCAGTGAAGATGTCATCATCGCCGTAATTGACACTGGTGTGGATCTTCAGCATTCCGATTTGGATGGACAGTTGGTGGAAGGATACAACATCGTCGAGAAGGACAAACAGCCGCTGGATGATGTGGGGCACGGGACGCATGTAGCCGGGATCATCGGTGCCCTGGTCAACAACGGTGAAGGTGTTGCCGGGGTAAGCTGGTATAACAAAATCATGCCGGTCAAAGCACTAGACGGATCCGGCTCAGGAACAACCTATGCCGTCGCAGAAGGCATAATTTGGGCCACGGATCACGGAGCCAAGGTGATCAATATGAGTCTTGGCAACTATGCGGACTCCCAGTTCCTGCACGATGCCGTGAAATATGCTTATGATCGCGACGTTGTTCTTGTTGCTGCCTCAGGCAATGACAACACGGAGCGCCCTGGTTATCCTGCCGCCTATCCGGAAGTGCTGGCTGTCGCCGCAACGGATTCCAATCAGAAGCGGGCAGAATACTCGAACTACGGCGATTATATCGATGTGGTTGCTCCCGGGACCAATATTGCAAGCACGTTTCCAGGGAATCAATATGCGGCTTTATCCGGAACCTCCATGGCCAGCCCTCATGCAGCCGCCATGGCGGGTCTCATTCGTTCCCTTAACCCTGATCTGACCAATCAGGAAGTCATGGACGTCATGATAAACCAAACGGTCGATCTTGGCGATAAAGGAAAAGATAAATATTACGGTCATGGTCAGATTGATATTTTCCAATCCTTGAAAGCAGTTGGAGCACCCGATGTCCCTCTTCAAATGTGGCCGGGTCAAACGCTTCAGAATCTGGAGCAGGAACTTCGCAAATTAAACGGCTCCAACGAATAA
- a CDS encoding YpuI family protein, giving the protein MPADNLQNLCSESREKLKSAISIMETFLNEHALSQLVTEQDEETVHFYKGFLSDVRHLLVFSEVSYEKLGVVQRRPNFDIDFAEKALYNLYHRCVNSFFYPKNESYSEDGRYAYTGQDAIRFRKKPVRPARDVIMNITKIYEELRDDLAYYESDYLTERRMQSEKRHA; this is encoded by the coding sequence ATGCCAGCAGACAATCTTCAGAATTTATGCTCGGAGTCCAGAGAAAAGTTGAAATCTGCTATTTCGATTATGGAAACGTTTTTGAATGAACATGCTTTATCTCAATTGGTAACGGAACAGGACGAGGAAACCGTTCATTTTTACAAAGGATTTCTGTCGGATGTTCGCCATTTGCTTGTGTTTTCTGAAGTTTCCTATGAGAAGCTGGGTGTTGTACAGCGTCGCCCTAATTTTGATATCGATTTTGCCGAGAAGGCTTTGTATAATTTGTATCACCGCTGTGTCAACAGCTTCTTCTATCCCAAAAATGAAAGTTATTCCGAAGATGGTCGTTACGCCTATACCGGACAGGATGCGATTCGTTTCCGGAAAAAGCCGGTTCGTCCTGCCCGTGATGTCATTATGAACATTACCAAGATTTATGAGGAGCTCCGCGATGATCTTGCTTACTACGAAAGCGACTATTTGACGGAACGCCGTATGCAATCAGAGAAAAGACACGCATAG
- a CDS encoding DUF1540 domain-containing protein: MANEAKPLVKCSVSNCHYWGEQNLCHAEMIMIEIDRHANVKLNEEYGAEPYVDDHQDVADKSSETCCLTFKPKG, encoded by the coding sequence ATGGCCAACGAAGCCAAACCATTAGTGAAGTGCAGTGTCAGCAATTGCCATTACTGGGGAGAACAAAACTTATGTCATGCCGAGATGATCATGATTGAAATTGACCGTCATGCGAATGTAAAACTCAATGAAGAGTATGGAGCAGAGCCCTATGTAGACGACCATCAGGATGTTGCTGACAAGTCTTCCGAGACCTGCTGTTTGACCTTTAAGCCGAAGGGCTGA